One segment of Anatilimnocola aggregata DNA contains the following:
- the sufB gene encoding Fe-S cluster assembly protein SufB, with protein sequence MTTEITTPTLDADPVGDINKYDFQTVSKPIFKARKGIDAEIVHQISDMKNEPDWMREFRQQSLEIFFSKPMPKWGGDIALDFQDIYYYLKPTNSQGRTWDEVPKEIKDTFERLGIPEAERKFLSGVKAQFESEVIYGSLKQDLADKGVIFTDTDTAVREHPELVRKYFAKIIPPSDNKFAALNSAVWSGGSFIYIPPGVKIDFPLQAYFRINAENMGQFERTLIIVDEGASIHYVEGCTAPMYSSESLHSAVVEISVQRGARCRYTTIQNWANNIYNLVTKRAMAYADATMEWIDGNLGSKLTMKYPAVYMMEPGARGEILSIAFAGPGQHQDAGAKLVHCAPNTTGQIISKSISKGGGRSSYRGLVRVEKGATNVKTNVVCDALILDDKSRSDTYPYLEIAEQDVSIGHEASVSRIGEEQLFYLTSRGLTEAEASAMIVNGFIEPLVKELPMEYAVEMNRLIQMQMEGSVG encoded by the coding sequence ATGACCACCGAAATCACGACACCGACCCTTGATGCCGACCCAGTAGGGGACATCAACAAGTACGACTTTCAGACTGTAAGCAAGCCGATCTTCAAGGCTCGCAAAGGTATCGATGCCGAAATCGTTCACCAGATTTCGGACATGAAGAACGAACCCGATTGGATGCGCGAATTTCGCCAGCAATCGCTCGAAATCTTCTTCAGCAAGCCGATGCCGAAGTGGGGCGGCGATATCGCTCTCGACTTTCAAGACATCTATTACTACCTGAAACCGACCAACAGCCAGGGCCGTACTTGGGATGAAGTCCCCAAGGAAATCAAAGACACGTTCGAACGGCTGGGCATTCCCGAAGCAGAGCGCAAGTTCCTCTCTGGCGTGAAGGCTCAGTTCGAAAGCGAAGTGATCTACGGCTCGCTCAAGCAAGACCTGGCCGACAAGGGAGTGATCTTCACCGACACCGATACCGCGGTGCGCGAACATCCCGAACTGGTGCGCAAGTACTTCGCTAAAATCATTCCGCCCTCGGACAACAAGTTCGCCGCGCTCAATTCGGCCGTCTGGTCGGGTGGTTCGTTCATCTATATCCCGCCGGGCGTAAAGATCGACTTCCCATTGCAGGCCTACTTCCGCATCAATGCCGAGAACATGGGTCAGTTCGAACGGACGCTGATCATCGTCGACGAAGGGGCGAGCATTCACTACGTCGAAGGCTGCACCGCGCCAATGTACAGCAGCGAAAGCTTGCACTCGGCCGTGGTCGAAATTTCGGTGCAGCGCGGCGCTCGTTGCCGCTATACGACGATTCAAAACTGGGCCAACAATATTTACAACCTGGTCACCAAGCGGGCTATGGCTTATGCCGATGCCACGATGGAATGGATCGACGGCAACCTCGGCAGCAAGCTAACGATGAAGTATCCGGCCGTGTACATGATGGAACCGGGTGCCCGCGGCGAAATTCTATCGATCGCGTTTGCTGGTCCCGGTCAACATCAAGATGCCGGTGCCAAGCTGGTGCATTGTGCCCCGAACACCACCGGTCAGATCATTAGCAAAAGCATCTCGAAGGGTGGCGGCCGCAGCAGTTATCGTGGGCTTGTCCGCGTCGAAAAGGGCGCTACCAACGTCAAGACGAACGTCGTTTGCGACGCGCTCATCCTCGACGACAAGAGCCGCAGCGATACCTACCCCTATCTCGAAATCGCCGAGCAGGATGTATCGATCGGCCACGAGGCCAGCGTCTCGCGCATCGGGGAAGAACAGTTGTTCTATCTCACCAGCCGCGGCCTGACCGAAGCTGAAGCCAGCGCAATGATCGTCAACGGCTTTATCGAGCCGCTGGTGAAAGAACTTCCCATGGAATACGCCGTCGAAATGAACCGGCTGATTCAGATGCAAATGGAAGGCTCGGTGGGTTAG
- the sufC gene encoding Fe-S cluster assembly ATPase SufC — MSDTLVITNLHCSVEGKQILRGVNLTVRRGETHALMGPNGSGKSTLGLVIMGHPKYVVTEGTITLNGEDLHEKSPDERARRGLFYAFQRPVAIPGVKLADFLRHAATNVRNPERKEGEELMPMRDFRKELKAKMEQLRMNPDFARRYVNDGFSGGEMKRAEILQMAMLQPKIAVLDETDSGLDADAVRLASQSIAEIGREKMGLLIITHHDKLLEHNPPEFTHVMLGGRIVETGGIELAAELHGQGYDRIRRTYPDAAEENRLMAAKEELAASGAH, encoded by the coding sequence ATGTCCGATACGCTCGTCATCACGAATTTGCATTGCTCGGTCGAGGGAAAGCAGATCCTTCGTGGCGTGAACCTGACCGTTCGCCGCGGTGAAACCCACGCGCTCATGGGCCCGAACGGCAGCGGCAAGAGCACGCTCGGCCTCGTCATTATGGGTCATCCCAAGTACGTAGTGACCGAAGGGACGATCACCCTCAACGGCGAAGACCTCCACGAAAAATCGCCCGACGAGCGTGCTCGTCGCGGTTTGTTCTATGCCTTTCAACGCCCCGTTGCGATTCCCGGCGTCAAGCTGGCCGACTTCTTGCGCCATGCGGCGACGAACGTTCGCAATCCGGAACGGAAGGAAGGCGAAGAACTGATGCCGATGCGTGATTTTCGCAAAGAGCTGAAAGCCAAGATGGAACAGCTGCGGATGAATCCCGATTTCGCTCGCCGCTATGTCAACGACGGCTTCTCCGGCGGTGAAATGAAGCGGGCCGAAATTCTGCAGATGGCCATGTTGCAACCCAAGATTGCTGTGCTCGACGAAACCGACTCGGGCCTCGATGCCGACGCGGTTCGCCTCGCCAGTCAGAGCATTGCCGAGATCGGCCGCGAGAAGATGGGCCTGCTCATCATCACGCATCACGACAAACTACTCGAACACAATCCGCCCGAATTCACGCACGTGATGTTGGGTGGACGAATTGTTGAAACCGGTGGCATCGAATTGGCGGCCGAACTGCACGGCCAAGGTTACGACCGCATCCGGCGCACCTATCCCGATGCCGCGGAAGAGAACCGCCTAATGGCAGCCAAAGAAGAACTCGCAGCCAGTGGTGCCCACTAA
- a CDS encoding NADH-quinone oxidoreductase subunit B: MSTQPWIEARIEEGVFTTTLEQAINWARQSSIWPMTFGLACCAIEMMAAGASRYDMDRFGAGAFRATPRQADLMIVAGTVTYKMASRVRRLYNMMPDPKFVIAMGACTVGGGPYFKWGYHVVKGVDLVVPVDVYVPGCPPRPEALLEGLMRIQDKIRGHKIGKQRQTGEAGWLTLGQKSEDELPIPHHSGFVSTDVDKQPVYDHQKITG; this comes from the coding sequence ATGTCGACTCAACCTTGGATCGAAGCTCGGATTGAAGAAGGTGTCTTCACCACCACGCTCGAGCAAGCCATCAATTGGGCTCGCCAGTCGAGCATTTGGCCGATGACGTTCGGTCTCGCCTGCTGTGCGATCGAAATGATGGCCGCGGGTGCCAGTCGTTACGATATGGACCGCTTCGGCGCCGGTGCCTTCCGCGCCACGCCCCGTCAGGCCGACTTGATGATCGTGGCCGGCACTGTCACCTACAAAATGGCCAGCCGTGTTCGCCGCTTGTACAACATGATGCCCGACCCGAAGTTCGTGATCGCCATGGGTGCCTGCACCGTCGGTGGTGGTCCTTACTTCAAGTGGGGCTATCACGTGGTGAAGGGTGTCGACCTGGTCGTGCCCGTCGACGTCTACGTTCCTGGCTGCCCGCCCCGTCCAGAAGCTCTGCTCGAAGGGCTGATGCGGATTCAAGACAAGATTCGCGGGCACAAGATCGGCAAGCAACGGCAGACCGGTGAAGCTGGCTGGCTCACGCTGGGGCAGAAGAGCGAAGACGAATTACCCATTCCGCATCACTCGGGCTTCGTGTCGACCGATGTCGACAAGCAGCCTGTATACGACCATCAAAAGATTACCGGCTAA
- a CDS encoding helix-turn-helix transcriptional regulator, protein MTTTPETSDLQVLDLLRKNSAMSVSQLISSTGVTATAVRQRLTRLLKQGLIERAANPGSRGRPSHKYTLTDLGRRSAGANFADLAVALWQEVRDIKDQEIRRGLLKRLSKRMAESYAEQIQGNSIGERMESLAELFSARQIPFDVKHIPSAAVQPHNERSLPVLSAHACPYPALAEQDQSICALEKMMFSELLGENVKLASCRLNGDHCCTFEPAGGHSSAAISTTSISQSISPGPLVEVPAAAVS, encoded by the coding sequence ATGACCACCACCCCCGAAACCTCCGATCTGCAAGTCCTTGATTTGCTGCGGAAAAACTCGGCGATGAGCGTGTCGCAACTCATTTCAAGTACAGGTGTTACGGCTACCGCCGTCCGCCAGCGATTGACCCGTTTGCTCAAGCAAGGGTTGATCGAACGGGCTGCGAATCCTGGTTCGCGCGGTCGTCCATCGCATAAGTACACGCTTACCGATTTGGGCCGCCGCTCAGCGGGGGCGAATTTTGCCGACTTGGCGGTTGCCTTGTGGCAAGAAGTGCGGGACATCAAGGATCAGGAGATTCGCCGAGGCTTGCTAAAACGCCTGAGTAAGCGAATGGCGGAAAGTTACGCCGAGCAGATTCAGGGGAATTCCATTGGCGAACGAATGGAGTCGCTGGCCGAGTTGTTTTCGGCCCGGCAAATCCCGTTCGACGTCAAGCACATTCCCTCCGCCGCTGTCCAACCGCACAACGAACGCAGTTTACCGGTCCTCAGCGCTCATGCTTGTCCCTATCCGGCCCTGGCCGAACAAGATCAGAGTATTTGTGCGTTGGAAAAAATGATGTTTTCCGAGTTGCTGGGCGAGAACGTGAAGCTCGCCAGTTGCCGGCTGAATGGCGATCACTGCTGTACTTTTGAACCCGCTGGCGGACACAGTTCCGCAGCGATTTCCACGACCTCAATTTCGCAGAGCATTTCACCTGGGCCGCTGGTCGAAGTGCCAGCAGCTGCGGTATCCTGA
- a CDS encoding NAD(P)/FAD-dependent oxidoreductase, producing MVSSGTSEPIFTDVVVIGGGPAGATCSTVLAQHGHKVQLFERERFPRFHIGESLIPETYWVLKRLNMLDKMKGSHFVKKFSVQFVTDKGKLSEPFYFHDNKPHECSQTWQVLRSEFDLLMLRNAAEHGVETHEGVRVLEVLWEGSRAVGVKVEDEAGIVREVRSKVVVDASGQSSMIISRLGLRKWDNDLKKAALWTYWENAYRDEGRDEGATHVMQTAGKKGWFWYIPLHNNIVSIGIVADYEYLFKNREGMDPEAIYNEQVSLCPGLQPRLTNAKRVAPFRIAKEYTYRSTKVAGDGWALVGDAFGFLDPLYSSGVLLALRSGSVAADAISEGLKNGDTSEAQLGKWGPDFITGMERMKRLVCEYYDGFSFGRFVKKHPHLKGHLTDLLIGDLFEDKVDDVIEPMNEMRAEKAAMLAQATASE from the coding sequence ATGGTCAGTAGCGGAACTTCAGAACCAATTTTTACCGATGTCGTCGTCATTGGTGGCGGCCCTGCGGGGGCAACCTGCTCGACCGTTCTGGCTCAGCATGGCCATAAAGTGCAGTTGTTCGAGCGCGAGCGGTTTCCGCGGTTTCACATCGGCGAATCGCTGATTCCAGAAACTTATTGGGTACTCAAGCGACTGAACATGCTCGACAAGATGAAGGGGAGCCACTTCGTCAAAAAGTTCAGCGTGCAGTTTGTTACCGACAAGGGGAAACTGTCTGAACCCTTTTATTTTCATGACAACAAGCCGCACGAATGTTCGCAGACCTGGCAAGTGCTCCGCAGTGAATTTGACCTACTCATGTTGCGCAATGCAGCCGAGCATGGCGTGGAAACGCACGAGGGTGTTCGCGTCCTCGAAGTTCTTTGGGAAGGCTCGCGGGCGGTCGGCGTGAAGGTGGAAGACGAAGCCGGTATTGTGCGCGAAGTGCGCAGCAAAGTTGTCGTCGATGCCAGCGGCCAGAGTTCGATGATTATCAGCCGCTTAGGTTTGCGGAAGTGGGATAACGACCTGAAGAAGGCTGCTCTGTGGACATATTGGGAAAATGCCTACCGCGACGAAGGACGCGACGAAGGTGCGACGCACGTGATGCAGACCGCCGGGAAAAAGGGCTGGTTTTGGTACATCCCGCTGCACAACAACATTGTCAGCATTGGCATTGTCGCCGATTACGAGTACCTGTTCAAAAATCGCGAAGGGATGGATCCGGAAGCCATCTACAACGAGCAAGTCTCTCTTTGCCCAGGGCTGCAACCTCGGCTGACGAATGCGAAACGCGTTGCACCGTTCCGCATTGCCAAGGAATATACCTACCGCTCGACGAAGGTTGCCGGCGATGGCTGGGCACTTGTGGGCGATGCCTTTGGATTCCTCGATCCCCTTTATTCGTCCGGTGTGCTGCTGGCGTTACGTTCGGGTTCGGTCGCTGCCGATGCGATCTCGGAAGGCCTGAAGAATGGCGATACTTCCGAAGCTCAGTTGGGCAAATGGGGGCCGGACTTTATCACGGGCATGGAACGGATGAAGCGGTTGGTCTGCGAGTACTACGACGGCTTCAGCTTTGGCCGATTCGTCAAAAAACACCCGCACCTCAAGGGGCACCTGACCGATCTGCTTATTGGCGATCTGTTCGAAGACAAGGTCGATGACGTGATCGAGCCAATGAACGAGATGCGAGCTGAAAAGGCTGCCATGCTGGCCCAAGCGACCGCAAGCGAGTAG
- a CDS encoding efflux RND transporter periplasmic adaptor subunit, with protein sequence MSQKILPANHRTAGRTGPLMIVIVVVAACATAAVFQQFWLPQARQLLNSSEAIPTAAEPGKQANEGRGESHAPHESPNSIQLSAQARKNIGLTDEFIQPIKLESFQKTISVPGMVIERPGRSVVEVTAPLTGVIMKIFPIEGESLAAGSKLFELRLTHEELVQTQAALLETVEELEVIKKEIARLEKLAADGAIPGKRIIEQKYEQQKREASLRSKRQALLLHGLTNEQVSTIIDKRELFRDLTVTVPTVTEDGSRTPAGTIFQVQGIKVAQGQQVEAGTTLATLADHAELYIEGEAFECDVADISQAADQKAAVTAVLEADGGQREVIEGLQVLYLATKIEPTKRTLDFFVTLPNRMQRDFQGEEGRRFYSWRFRPGQRVQLEIPVETLPNRIVLPIEAIAQDGTETYVFSPNGDQFERRSVHVEYRDARRAVIASDGSLFPGDRVALRAAQQLQVAIKNKSGGAPDPHAGHSH encoded by the coding sequence ATGTCGCAGAAAATTCTTCCAGCGAATCATCGCACGGCGGGACGAACCGGGCCGTTGATGATCGTCATCGTTGTGGTCGCTGCTTGTGCAACCGCTGCCGTCTTTCAGCAGTTCTGGCTGCCTCAAGCCAGGCAGCTGTTGAACTCCTCAGAAGCAATTCCTACTGCTGCAGAACCCGGCAAGCAGGCTAACGAAGGGCGGGGCGAGTCGCATGCTCCCCATGAGAGCCCCAATTCAATCCAACTCAGCGCTCAGGCCCGTAAGAACATCGGGCTGACCGATGAGTTCATTCAGCCCATCAAACTCGAGTCGTTTCAAAAAACGATTTCGGTCCCCGGCATGGTGATCGAGCGTCCTGGCCGTTCGGTGGTCGAAGTCACCGCGCCACTAACGGGCGTAATCATGAAGATCTTTCCCATCGAAGGGGAATCGCTCGCCGCCGGGAGCAAGCTGTTCGAGCTACGACTGACACACGAGGAGCTTGTCCAAACTCAGGCCGCGTTGCTCGAGACGGTCGAAGAACTCGAAGTTATCAAGAAGGAAATTGCCCGACTCGAGAAGTTGGCAGCCGACGGAGCAATTCCCGGCAAGCGAATCATCGAACAGAAATACGAACAGCAAAAACGAGAAGCCTCGCTTCGTTCCAAGCGACAAGCCTTGCTGTTGCACGGGCTGACGAACGAACAGGTCAGCACGATCATCGACAAGCGCGAGCTGTTTCGTGATTTAACGGTCACGGTTCCAACGGTGACCGAAGACGGTAGTCGCACGCCCGCAGGAACTATCTTTCAAGTGCAGGGAATCAAGGTTGCGCAAGGACAGCAAGTCGAAGCTGGCACCACGCTCGCCACGCTGGCCGATCATGCGGAGTTGTACATCGAAGGGGAAGCCTTCGAATGCGACGTAGCCGACATCAGTCAGGCAGCAGATCAAAAGGCCGCGGTCACCGCAGTGCTGGAGGCTGACGGCGGCCAGCGCGAAGTGATTGAAGGGTTGCAGGTTCTATACCTGGCAACAAAGATCGAACCCACCAAGCGGACGCTCGACTTTTTTGTCACGCTCCCCAATCGCATGCAGCGTGACTTTCAGGGGGAAGAAGGGCGACGGTTCTATTCCTGGCGATTTCGTCCCGGGCAACGCGTGCAGTTGGAGATCCCGGTCGAAACACTCCCCAATCGCATTGTGCTGCCAATCGAAGCCATTGCTCAGGATGGAACCGAGACTTACGTCTTCAGCCCCAATGGCGATCAATTCGAGCGCCGCAGTGTGCATGTTGAATATCGCGATGCTCGCCGCGCCGTCATCGCCAGCGACGGCTCACTCTTTCCCGGCGACCGAGTCGCACTGCGGGCCGCGCAGCAATTGCAAGTTGCCATCAAGAATAAATCAGGGGGCGCACCTGACCCACATGCGGGCCATAGCCACTAG
- a CDS encoding efflux RND transporter permease subunit, which translates to MLNSIIKLSLRYRTITIALALVLTVYGSYELYHLPIDVFPDLNRPRVTVMTECPGLAPEEVETLVTFPLESSLNGATGVQAVRSSSGVGLSVINVEFAWGTDIFIDRQIVAEKLALAADRMPKNITPHLAPISSIMGQIMLIGISSEGNKTDSIELRTLSDWVIRQRLLTIPGVAQVITMGGGRKQYQVLANPEAMLKYDVTLQDIEHAVATSNANATGGYLEDGGQELLIRSMGRLRDVRELDRVVVKSSSNRSILLNQVATIREAAQVKRGEAAVNGSPAVMIIISKQPGADTRAVTSSVIKALDDLKPTLPADVQINPNVYQQKEFIDLSIRNVIEALRDGGILVVIVLFLFLLNFRTTFITLTAIPLSIVVTGLVFKWAGMSINTMTLGGLAVAIGELVDDAIVDVENIFRRLRENKHAAKPKSPLRVVYEASSEVRNSIVFSTILVVLVFIPLFALGGMEGRLFTPLGIAYIVSIIASLFVSLTVTPVLSYWLLPGAKFMEHEEDGFLLRWLKWIAGFAIRLSVRHPWPILATVAVAVAISLITVTQLGRDFLPPFNEGSVQVNVILPPGTSLATSDRIAHMVDERIAKVKGVVAFGRRTGRAELDEHAEGVNMSEIIISFDQHSGRDREEVLAELREELTQVPGVVIAVEQPLQHLISHMLSGIKAQVGIKLYGDDLTILRRAAKEMEAAMQDVPGVKDLMVEQQVEIPQLQIELNRDQLARYGLSSDDVNAFVETALNGRTVSEIVLGERKFDLVVRLDDAYRSDLNQLERLSVNLPDGGRVALSQIATIRRESGPNTINRENVRRRIIIQCNTAGRDLNSVVTDIQAKLKPIEAKLPLGYVLEYGGQFESQRNATRMIGLLSLISLAAMFLALYTLFGSTNLALQVLSALPMAAIGAVAALVITGQSLTVASMVGFISLSGIASRNGILLIAHYLHLVKHEGEQFIPEMIERAGKERLAPMLMTALTAGIALVPLVLAAGEPGKEILYPVATVILGGLISSTLLDFFVHPALFWCFGRRAAELHLHDDEQADEFADEPKSLIPPAASAVAVASQP; encoded by the coding sequence ATGCTCAACTCCATCATCAAACTGTCGCTGCGATATCGCACCATTACGATCGCGCTCGCGCTGGTGCTGACAGTCTACGGCAGTTACGAACTTTACCATCTTCCCATCGACGTCTTCCCCGATCTCAACCGCCCGCGCGTGACGGTGATGACCGAGTGCCCGGGCCTGGCGCCGGAAGAAGTCGAGACGCTGGTGACGTTTCCCCTCGAATCGTCGCTCAACGGTGCCACCGGTGTGCAGGCTGTACGCAGTTCGTCAGGTGTCGGCCTGTCGGTAATCAACGTGGAGTTTGCCTGGGGCACCGATATCTTCATCGACAGGCAAATCGTCGCCGAGAAGTTGGCGCTCGCAGCCGATCGCATGCCCAAGAACATTACGCCACACTTAGCGCCGATCTCGTCCATCATGGGACAGATCATGCTGATTGGCATTTCGAGTGAAGGCAACAAGACCGATTCCATCGAACTTCGCACACTTAGCGACTGGGTGATTCGCCAGCGTTTGCTCACGATTCCCGGCGTCGCCCAGGTAATCACGATGGGGGGCGGTCGCAAGCAGTACCAGGTGCTCGCCAATCCCGAGGCGATGCTTAAATACGATGTCACGCTCCAGGATATTGAGCACGCGGTTGCCACCAGCAACGCCAACGCAACCGGCGGTTACTTGGAAGATGGTGGGCAGGAACTGCTGATTCGTTCGATGGGGCGCCTGCGCGATGTGCGCGAACTAGATCGGGTCGTCGTAAAGTCTTCGTCGAATCGCTCCATCCTGCTAAATCAAGTCGCGACGATTCGCGAAGCGGCGCAAGTCAAGCGGGGCGAAGCGGCCGTCAATGGTTCGCCCGCAGTGATGATTATCATTTCGAAACAGCCCGGTGCTGATACTCGGGCGGTGACCAGCAGCGTGATCAAAGCGCTCGATGATCTGAAGCCAACGCTCCCCGCCGATGTGCAAATCAATCCCAATGTCTATCAGCAAAAAGAGTTCATCGACCTGAGTATCCGCAACGTCATCGAGGCCTTGCGCGACGGTGGCATATTGGTGGTAATCGTGCTGTTTTTGTTCTTGCTCAACTTTCGCACGACGTTCATCACGCTCACGGCGATTCCACTTTCCATCGTGGTTACCGGGCTGGTATTCAAGTGGGCGGGGATGTCGATTAACACCATGACCCTCGGCGGGCTGGCGGTGGCTATCGGCGAATTGGTCGACGACGCCATTGTCGACGTCGAGAACATTTTTCGCCGCTTGCGCGAGAACAAGCACGCTGCGAAACCCAAATCACCGCTGCGCGTCGTGTATGAGGCGAGCAGTGAAGTCCGCAATTCAATCGTCTTTAGCACCATTCTGGTCGTGCTGGTGTTCATTCCGCTCTTCGCGCTCGGTGGTATGGAAGGACGGCTGTTCACGCCGCTGGGCATTGCCTACATCGTCTCGATCATCGCCTCACTGTTTGTGTCCCTCACGGTCACGCCGGTCCTATCGTATTGGCTGCTGCCGGGGGCAAAGTTCATGGAGCATGAAGAGGACGGCTTTCTCCTCCGTTGGTTGAAATGGATCGCTGGCTTTGCGATTCGCCTGAGCGTGCGCCATCCCTGGCCCATTTTGGCGACAGTGGCGGTCGCCGTCGCCATCAGCCTGATCACGGTCACACAACTCGGCCGCGATTTTCTCCCGCCGTTCAACGAAGGTAGCGTGCAGGTGAATGTCATCCTGCCGCCGGGAACTTCGCTGGCGACATCCGATCGCATCGCACACATGGTCGACGAGCGCATCGCCAAGGTGAAAGGCGTAGTCGCCTTCGGCCGACGCACCGGCCGCGCTGAACTCGATGAGCATGCCGAGGGCGTGAATATGTCGGAAATCATCATCAGCTTCGATCAACATAGCGGGCGAGATCGCGAAGAAGTCCTCGCCGAACTGCGCGAGGAGCTGACGCAGGTTCCCGGTGTGGTGATCGCCGTCGAACAGCCGCTGCAGCATCTCATCTCGCACATGCTTTCGGGCATTAAGGCTCAGGTCGGTATCAAGCTCTATGGCGATGACCTGACAATCCTGCGCCGCGCCGCCAAGGAAATGGAAGCTGCCATGCAGGACGTCCCGGGTGTGAAAGACCTGATGGTTGAACAGCAGGTAGAAATTCCTCAGCTGCAGATTGAGTTGAATCGCGATCAACTGGCCCGTTATGGATTGTCGTCGGACGACGTAAACGCGTTTGTCGAAACCGCTCTGAATGGTCGAACCGTTTCGGAGATCGTGCTGGGCGAACGAAAGTTTGATCTCGTCGTCCGCTTGGATGATGCCTATCGCAGCGACCTCAATCAACTCGAACGCTTGTCGGTGAATCTGCCCGATGGTGGTCGCGTGGCTCTCAGTCAGATTGCCACGATTCGCCGCGAAAGTGGGCCCAATACCATCAATCGCGAGAACGTGCGACGCCGGATCATCATTCAGTGCAACACGGCTGGCCGCGACTTGAATAGCGTGGTGACCGACATTCAAGCCAAGCTGAAGCCGATCGAAGCCAAACTGCCGCTGGGTTACGTTCTCGAATACGGTGGGCAATTCGAAAGTCAGCGGAATGCCACGCGAATGATCGGCCTCCTCAGTCTGATTTCGCTCGCCGCGATGTTCCTGGCACTCTACACCCTCTTCGGCTCCACCAATCTCGCCCTGCAAGTCCTCTCTGCCTTGCCGATGGCTGCCATCGGCGCGGTTGCTGCGCTGGTCATTACTGGCCAGTCGCTCACCGTGGCCAGCATGGTCGGTTTCATCTCCCTCTCTGGCATTGCCTCGCGCAACGGCATTCTCCTCATCGCGCATTACCTGCACCTAGTGAAGCACGAAGGGGAACAATTCATCCCCGAGATGATCGAGCGGGCTGGAAAAGAACGCCTCGCGCCCATGCTGATGACGGCGCTCACGGCGGGCATCGCGCTGGTGCCACTGGTGCTCGCTGCAGGAGAGCCCGGCAAAGAAATTTTATATCCGGTGGCAACCGTCATCCTTGGCGGGCTGATTAGTTCCACGCTGCTCGACTTTTTTGTCCATCCAGCTCTCTTCTGGTGCTTCGGTCGTCGCGCAGCGGAACTGCATCTGCACGACGACGAACAAGCTGACGAATTCGCCGATGAACCAAAATCGCTCATACCGCCGGCAGCTTCAGCTGTAGCCGTGGCGAGCCAACCCTAA
- a CDS encoding DUF1559 domain-containing protein, with product MKRRGFTLIELLVVIAIIGVLVALLLPAIQAAREAARRTQCSNNMKQLGIAIHNFHDTKRKLPSGGRPPTSSTIRCGVFVYLLPFLDQKTLWDRYDTSVTWSHANNLPVSSLDLSSFKCPSSPKHGGLLDHNPDGYSAGSPWTGIVANGDYAASLGVDPALPALASALSPPQVVVGSSSTISTASQTTNGFLPKNAALTFADITDGLSNTIAIWESGGRPYVYRRGTLVNNDITKAHLNAGGWVRPASDILFAGSNSTGTTVPGVFINRTNGRDVGTESYGSSGYPSVGTEGSSQPYAFHPSGLNVLMGDGAVKFVDEGVPIGLVGALVTRNSGTSEAAISDF from the coding sequence ATGAAGCGCCGAGGTTTTACATTGATCGAGTTGCTGGTGGTGATTGCCATCATCGGCGTGCTCGTGGCCCTGCTGTTACCTGCCATTCAAGCCGCACGTGAGGCCGCTCGCCGCACGCAATGCTCGAACAACATGAAACAGCTTGGCATTGCCATTCACAATTTTCACGACACCAAGCGCAAGCTCCCCAGCGGTGGTCGTCCACCCACCTCGAGCACGATTCGCTGCGGTGTGTTCGTCTACCTGCTCCCTTTCCTCGATCAAAAAACGTTGTGGGACCGATACGACACCAGCGTAACCTGGAGCCATGCGAACAACCTGCCGGTGAGCAGCTTGGATCTGTCGTCGTTCAAGTGCCCTTCGTCACCCAAGCACGGTGGGCTGCTGGACCATAACCCAGACGGCTATAGCGCTGGCTCGCCGTGGACCGGCATTGTGGCCAACGGCGACTACGCCGCTTCGCTGGGCGTCGATCCGGCGTTGCCAGCACTGGCCTCGGCCCTGTCGCCACCGCAAGTGGTCGTCGGCAGCTCGTCGACCATTTCGACCGCTTCGCAAACCACCAACGGCTTCCTGCCGAAGAACGCAGCTCTGACCTTCGCCGATATCACCGACGGGCTATCGAACACCATTGCCATTTGGGAATCGGGTGGCCGGCCTTACGTCTATCGCCGTGGCACGCTGGTCAATAACGACATTACGAAGGCCCACCTCAATGCCGGCGGTTGGGTGCGCCCGGCCAGCGACATTCTGTTCGCGGGTTCGAACTCGACCGGCACGACGGTGCCAGGCGTGTTCATCAACCGCACGAACGGCCGCGATGTCGGTACCGAAAGCTACGGCAGCTCGGGTTATCCCAGCGTCGGCACCGAAGGATCGAGCCAGCCCTATGCGTTTCACCCCTCGGGTTTGAACGTGCTGATGGGCGATGGTGCGGTGAAGTTTGTGGACGAAGGTGTGCCGATTGGTCTAGTCGGCGCTTTGGTGACCCGCAACTCGGGAACCAGCGAAGCTGCGATCTCCGATTTCTAA